One genomic region from Colletotrichum lupini chromosome 7, complete sequence encodes:
- a CDS encoding major facilitator superfamily transporter: MGLFSKKAPVEEQVAAEPTGSPHYDEKTTGEHPGDRSSDDEPISKDLQAGVAKVEAMTTVWTKRDLIIAYILIWLFYVVTSIQEVSMRVLSPFVTSSFAMHSLTATTGVMSTLIAGLIKLPLAKILDTWGRPQGLGIMLICWILGFIMMAACNGVETYAAAQVFYSVGSQGISYCITIFIADTSTLKSRALMLSFATTPYIFITWAAGPITDSILREDGIGWRWGLGMWAIVAPVVIGPLVLLFLWNQHKAKKMGVIDSRGSIKNISGAKILKFLIDVDALGILILAAGMALFLLPFNIYSYQTEGWRSPMIIAFIVVGFFMIIGFVVYEKFFAPVTFIPFSLLMDRTVFFGGMMFVFVFFNSAVWGSFFTSMLMVVWNTSTSQTTYISNIYRTGSCFFSIIISWLIYRTGRFKPFALFFCIPLMMLGVGLMIHFRQPDQPLGYIIMTQIFVAFAGGPTVICGEMAMLSPSDHAHVAVIMAILDLFGSIGSTVGYTVATAIWTGTFRKNIAKYTPAGTPVDTIHGDIYQQLSYEVGSPERIGIQRAYGDSQRIMLITSICLLVGALGSVAMWRNLNVKKIKQVRGNVV; the protein is encoded by the exons ATGGGCTTGTTCTCCAAGAAAGCTCCTGTCGAGGAGCAGGTTGCTGCCGAACCTACCGGATCTCCCCATTACGACGAGAAGACGACGGGCGAGCACCCCGGTGATAGATCAAGCGATGATGAGCCAATCTCAAAGGACCTCCAGGCCGGTGTCGCCAAGGTCGAGGCCATGACAACCGTGTGGACAAAGCGCGATCTTATCATTGCTTACATCCT GATCTGGTTGTTCTATGTTGTTACCTCTATCCAGGAGGTCTCGATGCGCGTCTTGTCCCCCTTCGTCACTAGCTCTTTCGCCATGCACTCGTTGACAGCCACGACTGGTGTCATGTCAACCCTCATTGCCGGCCTGATTAAGTTACCGCTTGCCAAGATTCTCGACACATGGGGCCGTCCTCAAGGTCTCGGTATCATGCTCATCTGCTGGATTCTCGGCTTCATTATGATGGCTGCTTGCAATGGCGTCGAGACTTACGCTGCTGCGCAGGTCTTCTACTCAGTTGG ATCCCAAGGTATCTCCTACTGCATTACTATTTTCATCGCCGATACCTCTACTCTGAAGAGCAGAGCTCTGATGCTCTCGTTCGCAACGACGCCATACATCTTCATTACCTGGGCAGCTGGCCCCATCACCGACAGTATCCTCAGAGAGGATGGCATTGGCTGGCGTTGGGGTCTTGGTATGTGGGCTATCGTTGCTCCCGTCGTTATCGGACCTCTTGTTCTCCTTTTCCTGTGGAACCAGCATAAAGCGAAGAAGATGGGCGTCATCGACAGCCGCGGTTCCATCAAGAACATCTCTGGCGCCAAGATTCTCAAGTTCCTCATTGATGTCGATGCCCTTGGCATCCTCATTCTCGCTGCCGGCATGGCACTGTTCCTGCTGCCGTTCAACATCTACTCCTACCAGACGGAAGGTTGGCGCTCTCCCATGATCATTGCCTTCATTGTCGTCGGTTTCTTCATGATCATCGGCTTCGTTGTTTACGAGAAGTTCTTCGCCCCCGTCACCTTCATTCCCTTCTCTCTTCTGATGGACAGAACCGTCTTCTTCGGTGGCATGATGTTCGTCTTTGTGTTCTTCAACTCTGCTGTCTGGGGATCCTTCTTTACTTCCATGCTCATGGTTGTCTGGAATACATCCACCTCTCAGACCACCTACATCAGCAACATTTACCGAACGGGCTCCTGCTTCTTCTCCATTATCATCTCCTGGCTCATCTACCGCACCGGACGCTTCAAGCCTTTCGCTCTTTTCTTCTGCATTCCTTTGATGATGCTCGGCGTTGGCCTCATGATTCATTTCCGTCAGCCTGACCAACCTCTCGGCTACATTATCATGACTCAAATTTTCG TCGCGTTTGCTGGTGGACCCACTGTCATCTGCGGAGAGATGGCCATGCTCAGTCCCTCCGACCACGCCCACGTCGCCGTCATCATGGCCATCCTGGACCTCTTCGGTAGCATCGGCTCCACCGTTGGTTACACCGTCGCCACTGCCATCTGGACCGGTACTTTCAGAAAGAATATTGCAAAGTACACTCCTGCAGGCACCCCCGTCGACACCATTCATGGCGATATCTACCAGCAGCTTAGCTACGAGGTCGGCAGTCCCGAGCGCATTGGCATTCAGCGTGCCTACGGTGACTCGCAGCGCATCATGCTCATCACTAGTATCTGCCTCCTGGTCGGTGCTCTTGGCTCCGTCGCCATGTGGCGCAACCTGAACGTCAAGAAGATCAAGCAAGTGCGCGGAAACGTTGTTTGA
- a CDS encoding phytanoyl-CoA dioxygenase: MWDIRLEPGVIDVFANVWNTRDLIVSFDALNITLPRRQESFFREHTDKSKWTRKDFFNYTTEQIAWFEKEGYREQKVVAELGDLIIWDSRLIHFGAEPTSKSNTIRTITYVSYAPASFATKAALEAKKKAFDEWLATTHWPHDNIVPRTYQPTLPDGTVDNRRMEPLEKPELTPELLRLAGVEAY, from the exons ATGTGGGACATACGCCTGGAACCAGGCGTGATCGACGTCTTCGCGAACGTATGGAATACCCGCGACCTTATCGTCTCCTTTGATGCCCTGAACATCACACTTCCAAGACGCCAAG AGTCGTTTTTCAGAGAGCATACCGACAAGTCGAAGTGGACGCGAAAAGACTTTTTCAACTACACGACTGAGCAGATTGCATGGTTCGAGAAGGAAGGCTATCGGGAGCAGAAGGTTGTCGCGGAACTAGGTGATTTGATCATCTGGGATTCGCGACTGATCCACTTCGGGGCCGAGCCAACATCAAAGAGCAATACCATACGGACCATCACATATGTGTCGTATGCTCCTGCATCTTTTGCGACGAAGGCAGCCCTCGAAGCCAAGAAGAAAGCCTTCGACGAGTGGCTGGCTACGACGCATTGGCCTCATGACAACATTGTTCCGAGGACATATCAGCCAACCCTGCCGGATGGGACTGTTGACAACAGAAGAATGGAGCCGTTGGAGAAACCTGAGCTTACTCCAGAGTTGCTGAGGCTGGCGGGGGTTGAGGCATATTAA
- a CDS encoding D-isomer specific 2-hydroxyacid dehydrogenase, with the protein MGDLGNRQSPLAGDKLLVFLSAPEDTKWTSRISQRFPGLKVCWESNLRPGGGFLLPDELPDEVWEDVTIFMAFNPPSAHRLSKVRFVQLTSAGADRWLDHDVYKDPKVSFCTTNGCHPPQIAEWVIGSWLAHQHHFQRYHNHMKEGFWEGPMEVDFEDSVGLRMGVLGYGAIGRQCGKVAQAMEMEVYAYTRSERATLESRKDDSYCVPGTGDPDGLVPAKWFHGASKEAINNFLSQDLDLLVLGLPLTEETKGLIGKEQFEILSKRKTFVSNVARGPLIQTDSLIEALEGGKIRAAALDVTDPEPLPKDHPLWKAPNVFITPHVSWRTDGYWERVLGVLEANLERIDAGKPLINVVNKKLHY; encoded by the exons ATGGGAGATCTTGGAAACCGTCAAAGCCCCTTGGCAGGAGACAAGCTCTTGGTATTTCTCTCAGCGCCGGAAGACACGAAATGGACAAGCAGGATCTCTCAGCGCTTCCCCGGCCTGAAAGTCTGCTGGGAGTCCAACTTGAGGCCTGGTGGCGGCTTTCTTCTGCCAGATGAGCTGCCGGATGAGGTGTGGGAAGATGTGACGATTTTCATGGCCTTCAACCCGCCGTCTGCTCATCGCTTGTCTAAGGTTCGCTTCGTGCAGTTGACCTCTGCAGGCGCCGATAGATGGCTCGACCACGATGTCTACAAGGACCCTAAGGTTTCATTTTGCACTACAAATGGCTGCCATCC GCCCCAGATCGCGGAATGGGTCATTGGTTCATGGCTCGCGCACCAGCACCATTTCCAGCGCTATCATAATCACATGAAGGAAGGATTCTGGGAAGGCCCGATGGAAGTAGACTTTGAAGACTCAGTCGGACTTCGCAT GGGTGTTCTGGGTTATGGTGCCATAGGGCGCCAGTGTGGTAAGGTTGCGCAAGCAATGGAAATGGAGGTGTATGCGTATACGAGAAGCGAGCGCGCAACACTCGAGTCTCGCAAAGACGACAGCTACTGCGTTCCCGGCACTGGAGACCCCGATGGACTGGTCCCTGCTAAGTGGTTCCACGGCGCTTCCAAAGAAGCCATTAATAACTTCTTGAGCCAAGACCTCGATCTATTGGTACTCGGTCTGCCTTTAACAGAGGAGACGAAAGGACTGATTGGCAAAGAGCAATTTGAGATCTTGTCAAAGCGGAAGACTTTTGTTTCAAATGTTGCCAGAGGTCCCTTGATTCAGACCGACTCCCTTATCGAAGCTCTCGAGGGTGGTAAGATCCGGGCGGCTGCTTTGGACGTCACAGATCCGGAGCCGCTTCCGAAAGATCACCCACTGTGGAAGGCGCCTAATGTCTTCATTACACCTCACGTCAGTTGGAGAACAGATGGATACTGGGAGCGAGTTCTAGGAGTTCTGGAGGCAAACTTGGAGCGTATAGATGCTGGCAAGCCTCTCATTAATGTGGTCAACAAGAAGTTGCACTATTGA